A window from Triticum aestivum cultivar Chinese Spring chromosome 6D, IWGSC CS RefSeq v2.1, whole genome shotgun sequence encodes these proteins:
- the LOC123144957 gene encoding GATA transcription factor 5, translating to MSSSFAHHHGSLQVERMSALKSSLRPCEAAEEVAAAVVAGPAAWGAGLLGDGFSVEELLDLEELCEVDKEGGFLCETAPAAEEDEKCSDSHGSSAVSYELMPLIPQEMDLPAHDAEELEWVSRIMDDSQAELPPPQQLPAPAAWPPQHRRPQESAVPTVDPMRTPTICALSTEALVPVRSKKRSKRSRGTTVWSLSGASISDSASSSATSSSCSSSASLSSFFLMDSPTFNLLDEPPRPKNKSKKSKHKAKKRGRKPKSHLPPQLSGGAASPPAQGDRRCSHCGVQKTPQWRAGPEGAKTLCNACGVRFKSGRLLPEYRPACSPTFVGNLHSNSHRKVLEMRRKKDPVPVVIEAATAPAVASF from the exons ATGTCGTCGTCGTTCGCGCACCACCACGGCTCTCTGCAG GTGGAGAGGATGTCTGCGCTGAAGAGTAGCCTCAGGCCGTGCGAGGCAGCCGAGGAGGTGGCGGCCGCCGTGGTCGCTGGGCCGGCGGCGTGGGGAGCCGGGCTGCTGGGTGACGGCTTCTCGGTGGAGGAGCTCCTCGACCTTGAGGAGCTCTGCGAGGTGGACAAGGAAGGCGGCTTCCTCTGCGAGAcggcgccggccgccgaggagGACGAAAAGTGCAGTGACTCCCACGGGTCGTCGGCGGTCTCCTACGAGCTCATGCCGCTTATTCCACAGGAGATGGACCTGCCG GCCCACGACGCGGAGGAACTGGAGTGGGTGTCGCGTATCATGGACGACTCGCAGGCAGAGctcccgccgccgcagcagctcccAGCGCCAGCGGCGTGGCCACCGCAGCACCGCCGGCCGCAGGAAAGCGCCGTGCCGACCGTGGACCCTATGCGGACCCCGACCATATGCGCGCTTTCCACGGAAGCGTTGGTGCCGGTGAGGTCGAAGAAGCGCAGCAAGCGCTCGCGCGGCACCACCGTGTGGTCGCTCTCCGGTGCGTCCATATCCGACTCGGCGTCGTCgtccgccaccagctcctcctgctcCTCGTCGGCCTCCCTGTCGTCCTTCTTCCTAATGGACTCCCCCACCTTCAACCTCCTCGACGAACCTCCACGCCCCAAgaacaagagcaagaagtccaagcaCAAGGCCAAGAAGCGCGGGCGCAAGCCAAAGAGCCATCTCCCGCCGCAGCTGTCGGgcggcgccgcctccccgccggcccAGGGCGACCGGCGGTGCAGCCACTGCGGCGTCCAGAAGACGCCCCAGTGGCGCGCTGGGCCGGAGGGCGCCAAGACGCTGTGCAACGCCTGCGGCGTCCGCTTCAAGTCGGGGCGGCTCCTCCCGGAGTACCGGCCGGCGTGCAGCCCCACGTTCGTGGGCAACCTGCACTCCAACTCCCACCGCAAGGTGCTGGAGATGCGCCGCAAGAAGGACCCCGTCCCCGTCGTCATCGAGGCCGCCACCGCGCCGGCCGTGGCCTCGTTCTAG